A single window of Granulicella mallensis MP5ACTX8 DNA harbors:
- a CDS encoding glycosyltransferase family 2 protein yields the protein MPEPNETRTPTVGVITVTYNSGRFFEEYLRALEAQTRLPDRIIIVDSGSPEPQFLEMASSSSLPLEIIRKNNVGFSVGNNLGWRLVRDLDYVLFLNPDAFLAPDFFERALAYMEESPSVGLVTPSLIRYDIDTHQPLDAIDSTGVVRGRFGRIVERDEGLPVTALAQYTAPNEVPWVCAAVAMGRREAMEAVVEHGDQLFDESLFMYKEDTDLAWRVRRAGWLNIHHPALKGFHCRGWQSRKSMSRKTRLMTARNDAKINAKNRSPFMVIGIFKYVLVLLFDL from the coding sequence ATGCCAGAACCTAATGAAACACGCACTCCGACGGTCGGCGTCATCACGGTAACTTACAACAGCGGCCGATTCTTCGAAGAGTACCTGCGAGCGCTGGAAGCTCAGACACGATTGCCAGACCGGATCATCATCGTAGATTCAGGCTCTCCTGAGCCACAGTTTCTTGAGATGGCATCGAGCTCATCGCTTCCACTTGAGATCATTCGAAAGAATAATGTGGGATTCAGCGTTGGAAACAACCTGGGCTGGCGGCTTGTCCGCGATCTGGACTATGTGCTGTTTCTCAATCCTGACGCTTTTCTGGCTCCAGACTTTTTCGAACGCGCCCTGGCCTACATGGAGGAGTCGCCGTCTGTCGGGCTGGTTACTCCCTCCCTTATCCGATATGACATCGACACACATCAGCCCCTCGATGCCATCGATTCGACCGGCGTAGTGCGGGGAAGATTTGGACGGATAGTGGAACGCGACGAAGGGCTGCCCGTAACAGCGCTGGCACAGTACACAGCACCCAACGAAGTTCCGTGGGTCTGCGCCGCAGTCGCGATGGGACGGCGCGAAGCGATGGAGGCTGTCGTTGAACATGGAGATCAGCTTTTTGACGAAAGCTTATTTATGTACAAGGAGGATACCGACCTTGCCTGGCGGGTACGGCGAGCCGGCTGGTTGAATATCCATCACCCTGCGCTTAAGGGCTTTCACTGCCGGGGCTGGCAGAGCCGAAAATCAATGTCGCGCAAAACGAGGCTGATGACAGCGCGCAACGACGCAAAGATCAACGCGAAAAATCGCTCTCCGTTTATGGTGATCGGCATATTTAAATATGTCCTGGTGCTGTTGTTCGATCTCTAG
- a CDS encoding GumC family protein gives MTFSNFIDILWQNRKAILLSGASVFVLATILAFVLPFTYTASATFLPPGTNTGGSSAIAMMGQLSALGGGGGASSLLGGKSQADLFVGLLKSHSVSHALIQRFDLKKVYKVKKESDAAKALTAHSNFEADSKSSIIQIEVTDKSPQRASDLANGYLEALQDASANLALTESSQRRLFYEQRLAKERDDLANAEVELKQDQEKSGLIAPAGQTASELQTLAQLRSQVSEREVRLASLQYYESEDNPDVLRLRQEIASLKEHVAQLENGQNKGQFGSFSTAQVPEMQLEYIRKARDVKYHEVLFESIAKQYEAARLDEAKDTPLQIIDKATVPDTKSGPHRGIIMLIGLILGLMAGTVWVLFRVAQQQAR, from the coding sequence ATGACCTTTAGCAACTTTATAGATATTCTCTGGCAGAACAGGAAGGCCATTCTCCTCAGTGGCGCGAGTGTCTTCGTACTCGCGACAATTCTGGCCTTTGTTCTCCCGTTTACCTATACGGCCAGCGCCACATTCCTGCCCCCCGGAACAAACACAGGTGGCTCCAGTGCAATCGCCATGATGGGGCAGTTATCGGCACTGGGCGGCGGCGGCGGCGCCAGCAGCCTACTCGGCGGCAAAAGCCAGGCCGACCTCTTCGTAGGACTTCTGAAGAGTCATTCCGTCTCTCACGCCTTGATCCAGCGCTTCGATTTGAAAAAGGTCTATAAGGTAAAAAAAGAAAGTGATGCCGCCAAAGCGCTTACAGCCCACAGTAACTTCGAGGCAGACAGCAAATCCTCCATCATCCAGATTGAGGTAACGGACAAGAGCCCCCAGCGAGCCAGCGACCTCGCCAATGGTTATCTCGAGGCACTCCAGGATGCATCGGCTAACCTGGCGCTCACTGAAAGCTCCCAGCGCAGACTCTTCTACGAGCAGCGCCTGGCCAAGGAGCGCGACGATCTGGCCAACGCAGAGGTTGAACTCAAGCAGGACCAGGAAAAATCCGGCCTGATCGCACCCGCCGGACAGACCGCGTCCGAACTTCAGACCCTCGCTCAACTGCGCTCGCAGGTGTCCGAACGCGAGGTGCGCCTGGCATCCCTCCAGTATTATGAGTCCGAAGACAATCCCGACGTCCTGCGTCTCCGTCAGGAGATTGCCAGTCTGAAGGAACATGTCGCTCAACTTGAAAATGGCCAAAACAAAGGGCAGTTCGGCAGCTTCTCTACCGCCCAGGTACCAGAGATGCAGCTCGAATACATTCGCAAGGCTCGTGACGTCAAGTACCACGAGGTCCTCTTCGAGAGCATAGCCAAGCAATATGAGGCAGCGCGCCTTGATGAGGCAAAGGACACACCACTCCAGATCATCGACAAGGCGACTGTCCCCGACACCAAGTCAGGCCCTCATCGTGGCATCATCATGCTCATCGGCCTCATTCTTGGTCTCATGGCAGGTACGGTATGGGTCCTGTTTCGGGTTGCGCAACAGCAGGCCCGGTAA
- a CDS encoding GDSL-type esterase/lipase family protein, with amino-acid sequence MVSVKPPVTSPPASSIPSSPQWVVAWGASPENALPAAENPGGDEQSFRFLLLPTIDGTQERVHFSNLFGLTPITIGAARLAVATGSGAAIDPTRDTPLTFAGASSITLAAGQEVVSDPVNITYAFGETMAVSVYMKGAFPPLTQHDSQVTTNYESVSQAGNTTTDASGASFSQAVTEWYLLTGIDTYGSYQGTVALFGSSSIDGHESNYGDTNSYPVLNVAIPGQDNDRPADWLARQLMSAGYRLGVLNAGELGDPAGEDASTAAGTGLAGIDRMKHDVLQQAGVKTVVIYFGGIDLREDCVPATNVEASLSNMVSQAQAVGVRVILATLPPAEYCTTSSADLLPSAANPYQGDLYPGPENPGSTQRRTLNDWIRTTGALLPGVVAIADFDNALLYPVHPDFMMPSFYSSDNFHPNGVGYGVQSSAIPLTSLLAPR; translated from the coding sequence GTGGTATCCGTAAAGCCACCGGTCACCAGCCCACCGGCCTCTTCCATACCCTCTTCTCCGCAGTGGGTAGTTGCCTGGGGAGCCTCTCCGGAGAATGCCCTGCCGGCAGCCGAAAATCCGGGTGGAGACGAGCAAAGCTTCCGTTTCCTGCTTTTACCGACCATCGACGGCACCCAGGAACGGGTCCACTTTTCCAATCTGTTCGGCTTAACCCCGATCACCATCGGCGCCGCCCGCCTTGCCGTAGCCACGGGAAGTGGGGCCGCGATCGATCCCACGAGAGATACTCCTCTTACCTTCGCCGGCGCCTCCAGCATCACGCTCGCCGCCGGGCAGGAAGTCGTTTCCGATCCGGTGAATATTACCTATGCTTTTGGCGAAACGATGGCCGTATCTGTCTACATGAAAGGGGCCTTCCCACCGCTCACCCAGCATGACTCTCAGGTCACCACGAACTACGAATCGGTCTCCCAGGCTGGCAATACCACCACCGATGCCTCCGGAGCCTCCTTTTCCCAGGCTGTGACCGAGTGGTATCTACTGACCGGCATCGATACTTATGGTTCGTACCAGGGCACTGTCGCACTCTTTGGCAGTTCCTCAATCGATGGCCATGAGTCCAACTACGGAGATACCAATTCCTACCCAGTGCTGAATGTTGCCATCCCAGGCCAGGATAACGATCGTCCAGCCGACTGGTTGGCGCGTCAACTTATGTCCGCAGGCTACCGGCTCGGTGTGTTGAATGCGGGCGAACTCGGTGACCCGGCAGGGGAAGACGCCAGTACCGCGGCCGGCACAGGTCTGGCGGGTATCGATCGAATGAAGCATGACGTCCTGCAGCAGGCCGGGGTTAAGACAGTTGTGATTTATTTCGGGGGAATTGATCTTCGCGAGGATTGCGTTCCAGCCACCAATGTCGAAGCCTCGCTATCCAATATGGTCTCCCAGGCTCAAGCAGTTGGCGTACGCGTCATTCTAGCTACTCTTCCCCCGGCAGAGTACTGTACTACCTCAAGTGCGGACCTGTTGCCCTCCGCGGCCAATCCGTATCAGGGCGATCTCTACCCTGGCCCAGAGAACCCTGGGTCAACGCAACGCCGCACCCTGAACGACTGGATCCGAACCACAGGAGCCCTGCTTCCGGGCGTAGTCGCCATTGCGGACTTCGATAACGCACTCCTTTATCCTGTCCACCCGGATTTCATGATGCCGAGCTTCTACAGCAGCGATAACTTCCACCCCAACGGTGTAGGCTACGGCGTCCAGTCATCCGCTATTCCTCTGACATCCTTGCTTGCTCCCCGGTGA
- a CDS encoding O-antigen ligase family protein: MEGPISIQAAGQQFGQTRRQPDILAFFDNAFDWFFYVYVFATIALPGGSFYGFNFKSPMFLGLLPLSVYSLFHRKQATPTEIALAIAVPAILTGWVVLGLSNGFALSGVMRQYMDILITVLICWLATIFCNNDETRRIKFLRLILNAVLAAAVLKIAVIAYAVIRGIPVVQMVQLLDKIFDTELMTMDLGDLFGRVQFVSDGLIPVCVFILLRHRDRLKIGNALASLMILLLLISVTFSFSRFFWGFTAFAFIVGLALGKRDRFQLSVIVVLSLSFLAALPALVSVYQLRFSTAVAGGSDELRTEQVPPLLRFFTSAPFFGHGMGSYTNEDVRGETEAGRAAYEVQLLSVPAQIGLLGTSLFLILGFYYYDHLWWKSPLKWSDRIGITLLLAFWVAAGLTNPLLFHPLSGINYAALATLATLRSKKNATLTPST, translated from the coding sequence ATGGAGGGTCCCATTTCAATCCAGGCCGCAGGACAGCAATTCGGGCAGACCCGTCGACAGCCAGATATTCTGGCCTTTTTCGACAACGCCTTCGACTGGTTTTTCTACGTGTACGTCTTTGCCACCATCGCCCTGCCCGGTGGTTCATTTTACGGATTCAACTTCAAGTCCCCCATGTTTCTGGGCCTGCTTCCCCTGTCTGTTTACAGCTTGTTCCATCGCAAGCAGGCCACGCCAACCGAGATCGCGCTGGCGATCGCGGTTCCCGCCATTCTCACAGGCTGGGTGGTCCTGGGACTCAGTAATGGCTTCGCCTTATCGGGTGTAATGCGCCAATACATGGACATCCTGATTACGGTGCTGATCTGCTGGCTGGCCACCATCTTTTGTAATAACGATGAGACCAGGCGGATAAAATTTCTGCGTCTCATCTTGAATGCCGTACTCGCAGCCGCAGTTTTAAAGATTGCAGTCATCGCTTATGCGGTAATACGCGGTATCCCTGTGGTCCAGATGGTGCAATTGCTGGACAAGATCTTTGACACCGAGTTGATGACAATGGATCTGGGAGACCTGTTTGGACGGGTCCAGTTTGTCTCCGACGGACTCATTCCAGTTTGCGTCTTCATTCTCCTGCGTCATCGCGACCGTCTGAAGATCGGCAATGCCTTGGCATCGCTGATGATTCTGCTGTTGCTCATCTCGGTCACTTTCAGCTTTTCACGCTTCTTCTGGGGCTTTACGGCCTTCGCCTTTATCGTGGGTCTTGCCCTGGGAAAGAGGGACAGGTTTCAGCTCAGCGTGATCGTCGTACTCAGCCTCTCCTTCCTCGCGGCCCTGCCTGCTCTCGTGAGCGTGTATCAGCTTCGCTTTTCGACAGCTGTTGCCGGAGGCTCGGATGAGCTACGCACGGAGCAAGTTCCGCCCTTGCTCCGCTTCTTCACTTCGGCTCCATTCTTTGGCCATGGCATGGGAAGCTATACGAACGAAGACGTACGCGGCGAGACCGAGGCAGGGCGCGCTGCCTATGAAGTACAACTGCTTTCCGTTCCCGCCCAGATTGGCCTTCTGGGGACGTCGCTCTTTTTGATCCTGGGTTTCTACTACTATGACCACCTTTGGTGGAAGAGCCCATTAAAGTGGTCGGATCGAATTGGAATCACGCTGTTGCTTGCTTTCTGGGTCGCAGCGGGATTGACCAACCCCCTGCTGTTTCATCCCCTCTCGGGGATAAACTACGCCGCGCTTGCCACACTCGCCACGCTCAGAAGCAAGAAGAATGCGACTCTCACGCCATCCACTTAG
- a CDS encoding glycosyltransferase: protein MMPEQNPSLRISVVMCTYRGTAHLAEQLDSILRQTRQPAELIVCDDNSGDGTVAILEQFREKAGFPVHVIVNAENLGSTPNFDQALERANGDLIALCDQDDFWFPEKLSRMGAILELDPTLGGVFSDATLIDDRGAPARGSEHNQSAQTLWQLHGFDRSKQEQFKRGGAIDLLLQRDIVTGATLMVRAGLRSCWHPIPASWIHDGWITWMLVLQSRIVPVQETLIGYRLHAQQQLGIGGSSRAERLKQIRDTERKRYARVSNQFEDLRLRVQELSPSNIKLLKALKEKVLFLRQRSLMPRNLVLRVCWILAHLRHYQRYARGWRSLRKDLFLS, encoded by the coding sequence ATGATGCCTGAACAAAATCCGTCGTTGCGTATTTCAGTAGTGATGTGTACCTACCGGGGTACCGCGCATCTGGCGGAGCAGCTGGACAGTATTTTGAGGCAGACGAGGCAGCCTGCGGAGTTGATCGTCTGTGACGACAACTCGGGTGACGGCACAGTTGCGATCCTGGAGCAGTTTCGAGAGAAAGCCGGTTTTCCCGTACACGTTATCGTCAATGCAGAAAACCTGGGATCGACGCCGAACTTCGATCAGGCTCTCGAACGGGCGAACGGAGATCTCATCGCATTGTGTGATCAGGATGATTTCTGGTTCCCGGAGAAGTTGAGCCGTATGGGCGCAATTCTCGAACTCGACCCGACACTGGGAGGCGTTTTTTCAGATGCCACTCTGATCGATGATCGCGGAGCACCTGCTAGGGGGAGCGAGCACAATCAGTCTGCGCAGACGCTCTGGCAGCTTCATGGTTTTGATCGTAGCAAGCAGGAACAGTTCAAACGCGGTGGGGCGATCGACCTGTTACTCCAGCGTGACATCGTTACTGGGGCTACGCTGATGGTTCGCGCTGGACTTCGATCCTGCTGGCATCCCATTCCTGCGTCCTGGATTCACGATGGCTGGATTACCTGGATGCTGGTTCTGCAGTCGCGGATCGTGCCCGTGCAAGAGACTTTAATTGGGTATCGTTTGCATGCCCAACAGCAACTGGGTATCGGCGGTAGCTCGCGTGCGGAGCGGTTGAAGCAGATAAGAGACACGGAGCGAAAGCGATATGCACGCGTCTCAAATCAGTTTGAGGATCTGCGTTTGCGAGTACAGGAACTTTCCCCTTCGAATATCAAGCTGTTGAAAGCTCTGAAAGAGAAGGTCTTGTTTCTCCGCCAACGTTCTCTTATGCCGCGTAATCTCGTGCTCAGGGTCTGCTGGATATTGGCTCATCTCAGGCACTATCAGCGCTATGCTCGAGGTTGGCGTTCACTGCGTAAAGATCTTTTCCTCTCATGA
- the mnmE gene encoding tRNA uridine-5-carboxymethylaminomethyl(34) synthesis GTPase MnmE encodes MSSLTMPTHPASPDVDTIVAISTPPGRGGIGIVRLAGPQSLPIAAQLLQLTQPLEHARARFARVLDSADPNAKTLDDAIVTAFLAPHSYTGDDLIEIAAHGSPVVLEAIVRAALSHGARLATPGEFTQRAFLSGRLDLTQAEAVHDLIAAQTLDQARVAAQQMGGAMSRRVAPAKESLLHLIALLEAGMDFASGELDDVDVVPPSQIEAAILSVQTPLEALAASFRHGQMLRSGASLALVGRPNAGKSSLFNRLLERDRAIVTPLPGTTRDTVEESLALGGIPLRLIDTAGLRLQGDRPADEAEALGIARSHEALADADLVLLIHDATQTMTEEERTLAASLEGRPHLLVLNKIDLQGSDFSLKSTAFMSKGTNFSSQDTSSSLKGTGFSPYIPTRQSKGALAPEGTPAPILTSALTGEGLEELRTAILRALQAEGALADSGALNNLRQQEAVATTLQALATAQAANINGLPHELMLLDLHAALRALDSLTGATTTDDILGRIFSTFCIGK; translated from the coding sequence GTGTCATCCTTAACTATGCCCACGCACCCCGCCTCGCCCGACGTCGACACCATCGTCGCGATTTCGACACCGCCGGGCCGCGGCGGTATCGGCATTGTGCGGCTTGCGGGTCCGCAATCGCTCCCCATCGCCGCACAACTCCTCCAACTGACCCAACCGCTGGAGCACGCCCGCGCCCGCTTCGCCCGCGTACTCGATTCCGCGGACCCCAACGCCAAAACTCTCGACGACGCCATCGTCACCGCCTTCCTCGCCCCGCACTCCTACACCGGCGACGACCTCATCGAGATCGCCGCACACGGCTCGCCGGTAGTGCTGGAGGCGATCGTACGCGCGGCACTGTCGCATGGCGCACGCCTGGCAACCCCGGGCGAGTTCACGCAGCGCGCCTTCCTCTCCGGACGCCTCGACCTTACCCAGGCCGAAGCCGTTCACGACCTCATCGCCGCGCAGACGCTCGACCAGGCCCGCGTAGCCGCGCAGCAGATGGGCGGCGCGATGAGCCGCCGCGTGGCTCCGGCCAAGGAGTCGCTGCTGCACCTGATCGCCCTGCTCGAAGCCGGAATGGACTTCGCCTCAGGAGAGCTGGACGACGTCGACGTCGTCCCCCCCTCCCAGATCGAAGCCGCGATCCTCTCCGTGCAGACCCCGCTCGAAGCCCTGGCCGCAAGCTTTCGTCACGGCCAGATGCTGCGCTCCGGCGCCTCCCTCGCGCTGGTCGGCCGCCCCAACGCGGGTAAGTCGTCGCTCTTTAACCGCCTGCTGGAGCGCGACCGCGCCATCGTCACCCCGCTGCCCGGCACCACCCGCGATACCGTGGAGGAATCACTAGCCCTGGGCGGCATTCCGCTACGCCTTATCGACACTGCCGGCCTGCGTCTGCAGGGCGACCGCCCCGCCGACGAAGCCGAAGCCCTCGGCATCGCCCGCTCCCACGAAGCCCTCGCCGACGCCGACCTAGTACTGCTCATCCACGACGCCACGCAGACGATGACGGAAGAAGAACGAACCCTGGCCGCCTCCCTCGAAGGCCGCCCGCACCTGCTGGTGCTCAACAAGATCGATTTGCAGGGTTCGGACTTCAGCCTGAAGAGCACAGCCTTCATGTCGAAGGGCACGAACTTCAGCTCGCAGGACACAAGTTCTAGCTTGAAGGGTACGGGCTTCAGCCCGTACATTCCCACCAGACAAAGCAAAGGGGCTTTAGCCCCTGAGGGAACGCCAGCGCCAATTCTGACCTCTGCCCTCACCGGCGAAGGACTGGAAGAACTGCGCACAGCCATCCTCCGCGCCCTACAAGCCGAGGGAGCCCTCGCCGACTCCGGCGCCCTGAACAACCTGCGCCAGCAGGAAGCCGTCGCCACAACCCTGCAAGCCCTCGCCACCGCGCAAGCCGCCAACATCAACGGCCTGCCTCACGAGCTTATGTTGCTGGATCTGCACGCAGCCTTGCGCGCACTCGACTCTCTGACCGGCGCAACGACGACGGACGATATCCTGGGACGTATCTTCTCGACCTTCTGTATTGGTAAGTAA
- a CDS encoding lipopolysaccharide biosynthesis protein, giving the protein MEKKNDSPNIPPDPSDFGKSSVPASTIRTISKNASANLIRQGSAWVLVLVLPPLLVRTLGKDSYAIWVLTLQMGGYIFLVDSAIQGAVGRFVAQADSRNDLRYMSQMVSSALVLLLVASCVATVALLGLAWKLPDLLQHSSQTMNDIARRVLLIIGFSYIVTLPFAATAGIFVGLQRNAVITIASTTGKVISAVGTAWAALHHWGLVWMASLSSIGVLVQPLIYWLALRRLPARPQFGVRLLSRSSVRVFFSFSAAILLTQFTSLLISGLDMPIVTAFDFQHAAYYAIATTLSNMLMVPYSAIITPVMPIATAIHSNSTPEHLGRVLLKVTRFSTCLLCLLGLFLSLGLHPMLSWWISTDYASHAATFAEILILAQIVRLTLMPYALVGFSAGQQRQMLLSPIGEGVVNLACSVIGASLYGAVGVALGTLVGAIAGAALHFFVSMKKTSAVQFSRVELLLQILRPTSLMVVPMGLFLVIHRWLHGNSSTFALTVLCEALAAGMLWRMVLRPDDRRLLTDHLQSRLLRLRSVLAT; this is encoded by the coding sequence ATGGAGAAAAAAAACGACTCACCGAATATCCCTCCGGACCCGTCCGATTTCGGTAAGTCTTCCGTACCTGCATCCACCATCCGAACTATATCCAAGAATGCCTCGGCGAACCTGATTCGCCAGGGAAGTGCCTGGGTTCTGGTCTTGGTCCTGCCGCCATTGTTGGTCCGTACGCTGGGTAAGGACAGCTACGCCATCTGGGTTCTGACGCTACAGATGGGCGGCTATATCTTTCTGGTGGACAGCGCGATCCAGGGAGCGGTGGGCCGTTTTGTGGCGCAAGCTGATAGCAGGAATGATCTGCGCTATATGTCGCAGATGGTGAGCAGTGCATTGGTCTTATTGCTGGTCGCCTCTTGTGTGGCTACGGTAGCTCTTCTCGGTTTGGCCTGGAAGCTTCCGGACCTGCTACAGCACAGCTCGCAGACTATGAACGATATAGCCCGGCGAGTCCTCCTGATTATCGGGTTCTCATATATCGTGACGCTTCCCTTCGCCGCCACTGCAGGCATTTTTGTTGGGCTGCAGCGAAATGCTGTCATCACTATCGCAAGCACGACGGGAAAGGTGATCAGCGCGGTGGGAACGGCCTGGGCTGCGCTTCATCATTGGGGCCTGGTCTGGATGGCCAGCCTGAGTTCCATCGGTGTCCTGGTTCAACCTCTTATTTACTGGCTGGCCCTTCGCCGCCTTCCAGCGCGGCCGCAGTTTGGTGTTCGCCTGCTTTCGCGCAGCTCCGTCCGCGTATTCTTTTCATTCTCGGCAGCCATTCTGCTGACCCAATTTACTTCGCTGCTCATCTCGGGTCTCGACATGCCGATCGTGACGGCCTTCGATTTCCAGCATGCGGCCTATTACGCAATCGCGACCACGCTGAGCAACATGCTGATGGTTCCATACAGCGCGATCATCACCCCGGTGATGCCGATTGCTACCGCAATCCATAGCAACAGTACGCCAGAACATCTCGGCCGGGTACTCCTGAAGGTCACACGCTTCTCCACCTGTCTTCTATGTCTTCTTGGTCTGTTTCTCTCTTTGGGACTACACCCGATGCTGAGCTGGTGGATCAGTACGGACTATGCGTCGCACGCGGCCACTTTTGCCGAAATATTGATACTGGCACAGATCGTGCGGCTTACCCTGATGCCTTATGCGCTGGTTGGATTCAGCGCCGGGCAGCAGCGTCAGATGCTCTTGTCCCCGATCGGAGAGGGTGTCGTCAACCTGGCCTGCAGCGTCATCGGTGCAAGCTTGTATGGAGCGGTCGGGGTGGCTCTGGGAACCTTGGTAGGAGCCATAGCTGGTGCTGCCCTCCACTTCTTCGTCAGCATGAAGAAGACGAGCGCGGTTCAGTTTTCCCGGGTGGAACTTCTGCTGCAGATCCTGCGGCCGACTTCACTCATGGTCGTACCGATGGGGTTGTTCCTGGTGATTCATCGGTGGTTGCATGGCAACAGCTCCACGTTTGCGCTTACGGTTCTATGTGAAGCGCTTGCGGCTGGAATGTTATGGCGAATGGTGCTTCGTCCTGACGATCGTCGTCTCCTTACGGACCACTTACAATCAAGACTGCTGCGGCTGCGTTCTGTCCTGGCAACCTAG
- a CDS encoding glycosyltransferase — protein sequence MKRRIIAVIVLYKIAVEESASYRSLLRAAQHVASDLLDLLIILHDNTPGASPPAGLPANVIFAADASNSGLANAYNNALSIAVEDKYDWLLTLDQDTELPVHSLEVFLDVIARVGERPDVGAIVPQILAGGRVVSPNYFAGGAWPRWFPAGFDGIPDQTVYAFNSGSLVNVAALAQIGGYSPWFWLDNSDSSLYKQLGNFGKRVYVAGSLELGHDFSMLNMQERVSPRRYKNILIAESAFWDLEMNVLAGFERTARLLGRVLKHWIRHDSKELRRLTLEALWLRLFRTRTHRIARWRSVTREQLGPALVTWKRPAGPKISVCMAPHNGEHYIEAQLRSIVPQLGSKDEIVIVDDGSQDGTLQIVRHLQEELATNSQTPKILFVSHAGKKGLVSAFEDALRCATGDLLFLCDDHDLWMPDTVRKVTAAFKAQPAVQVIGSGVALIDDHGKPVTNLSHNPSRIPLLAFRSSLLRHVLPFPIGQPFLPDVWIGASNTMSGGDTFFIDEPLVLCHLNSRNANQGLSRWTQVKLRLQIVRAHMRRAF from the coding sequence ATGAAGCGGCGCATCATTGCTGTCATCGTTTTGTACAAGATCGCAGTGGAGGAGTCTGCCAGTTACCGGAGTCTTCTGCGGGCGGCGCAGCACGTTGCTTCCGACCTGCTCGATCTCCTGATCATCCTTCATGACAATACGCCGGGAGCCTCTCCTCCCGCGGGTTTGCCTGCGAACGTTATCTTTGCTGCCGATGCCAGCAATAGCGGCCTGGCAAACGCCTACAACAATGCTCTTAGCATCGCGGTAGAAGACAAATATGACTGGTTGCTGACGCTTGACCAGGACACCGAATTGCCGGTGCATTCCCTCGAAGTATTTCTCGACGTAATTGCCCGGGTTGGCGAACGCCCGGATGTCGGCGCCATCGTGCCGCAGATACTGGCTGGTGGGCGTGTGGTCTCGCCCAACTACTTCGCTGGTGGGGCTTGGCCACGCTGGTTCCCGGCAGGCTTTGATGGGATTCCCGATCAGACTGTCTACGCCTTCAACTCCGGATCTCTGGTCAACGTGGCCGCGCTAGCGCAGATAGGAGGCTACTCGCCATGGTTCTGGCTCGATAACAGCGACTCGTCCTTGTATAAGCAACTCGGCAACTTTGGCAAACGAGTATATGTTGCCGGCTCGCTGGAGCTCGGTCATGACTTCTCCATGCTCAACATGCAGGAGCGCGTCTCGCCAAGGCGATATAAAAACATCCTGATCGCAGAATCCGCATTCTGGGACCTGGAGATGAACGTCCTGGCGGGATTCGAGCGGACGGCACGTCTGCTCGGCAGGGTCCTCAAGCATTGGATCAGGCATGACAGCAAGGAACTGCGCCGGCTTACACTCGAAGCTCTCTGGCTTCGTCTGTTTCGAACCCGTACCCATCGCATCGCGCGTTGGAGGTCTGTTACCCGTGAACAACTGGGGCCAGCCTTGGTCACATGGAAACGGCCTGCGGGGCCAAAGATCTCAGTCTGCATGGCTCCCCATAACGGGGAACATTACATCGAGGCGCAGTTGCGATCCATTGTTCCCCAGCTCGGGTCTAAGGATGAGATCGTAATCGTCGATGACGGTTCTCAGGATGGCACGCTACAAATCGTCCGGCATCTTCAGGAGGAGCTAGCCACTAATTCTCAGACGCCTAAGATTCTGTTCGTTTCGCATGCCGGGAAAAAAGGTCTCGTCTCGGCGTTTGAGGATGCGCTGCGTTGCGCTACAGGTGATCTTCTCTTTCTATGCGACGATCACGACCTGTGGATGCCCGACACGGTGCGCAAGGTGACTGCTGCTTTTAAAGCGCAACCTGCGGTGCAGGTGATCGGTAGTGGCGTGGCGCTGATCGACGACCATGGGAAGCCAGTTACAAATCTGTCGCACAACCCCTCTCGGATACCCCTGTTGGCCTTTCGATCTTCGCTGCTGCGACATGTACTTCCGTTCCCCATCGGGCAGCCTTTTCTGCCCGATGTCTGGATCGGTGCCAGCAACACCATGTCTGGTGGTGACACGTTCTTTATCGACGAACCATTAGTCTTGTGCCACTTGAACAGCAGGAACGCCAACCAGGGCCTTAGCCGCTGGACCCAGGTCAAACTTCGGCTGCAAATCGTCAGAGCTCATATGCGCCGAGCATTCTAG